A single genomic interval of Halichondria panicea chromosome 2, odHalPani1.1, whole genome shotgun sequence harbors:
- the LOC135331496 gene encoding BTB/POZ domain-containing protein KCTD5-like isoform X1: MATSTKSKAAAPTLHTNGSPTKNRGHSEDMSTADMITTAAEQALPRDEWVKINIGGTTFLTTKTTLCREKGSFLARLCQNDQDLPSVKDENGAYLIDRDPRYFPPILNYLRHGRLIIDSGLAEEGVLEEAEFYNLSSLVSLVKDKLTKKAQPVFKDNSTSVYRVLHCQEGELTHTLATLTDGWKMSQLVNIGSQYSYSSDDQSEFLVIVSKEFDETPCSPSEPTNKQKTLQQHGLRGP, from the exons ATGGCCACGAGCACAAAGTCGAAGGCAGCAGCTCCCACTCTGCACACTAACGGATCTCCAACTAAGAATAGAGGTCATTCTGAAGACATGTCAACGGCTGATATGATCACGACTGCAGCAGAGCAGGCACTCCCTAGGGACGAATGGGTGAAGATAAACATAGGAGGGACCACATTCCTCACTACAAAGACCACTCTGTGTAGAGAGAAGGGAAGCTTCTTGGCCAGGCTCTGTCAGAATGACCAAGACCTACCATCAGTCAAA GACGAGAATGGTGCGTATCTGATTGACAGAGACCCTCGCTATTTCCCTCCCATCCTCAACTACCTAAGACACGGACGACTCATCATAGACAGTGGTCTGGCCGAGGAGGGCGTGCTGGAAGAGGCGGAGTTTTATAACCTCTCATCCCTTGTCTCTCTCGTCAAAGACAAGCTCACTAAAAAGGCACAGCCG GTGTTCAAGGATAACTCTACGAGTGTGTACAGAGTCCTCCATTGTCAGGAGGGGGAGCTCACCCATACACTGGCCACTCTCACAGATGGATGGAAGATGAGTCAG CTGGTGAACATTGGATCCCAGTACTCGTACAGCagtgatgaccaatcagaGTTTCTGGTGATAGTCTCCAAGGAGTTTGACGAGACACCTTGTAGTCCTTCAGAACCAACCAACAAGCAAAAG ACCTTACAGCAACACGGGCTAAGAGGACCTTGA
- the LOC135331496 gene encoding BTB/POZ domain-containing protein KCTD5-like isoform X2, whose translation MATSTKSKAAAPTLHTNGSPTKNRGHSEDMSTADMITTAAEQALPRDEWVKINIGGTTFLTTKTTLCREKGSFLARLCQNDQDLPSVKDENGAYLIDRDPRYFPPILNYLRHGRLIIDSGLAEEGVLEEAEFYNLSSLVSLVKDKLTKKVFKDNSTSVYRVLHCQEGELTHTLATLTDGWKMSQLVNIGSQYSYSSDDQSEFLVIVSKEFDETPCSPSEPTNKQKTLQQHGLRGP comes from the exons ATGGCCACGAGCACAAAGTCGAAGGCAGCAGCTCCCACTCTGCACACTAACGGATCTCCAACTAAGAATAGAGGTCATTCTGAAGACATGTCAACGGCTGATATGATCACGACTGCAGCAGAGCAGGCACTCCCTAGGGACGAATGGGTGAAGATAAACATAGGAGGGACCACATTCCTCACTACAAAGACCACTCTGTGTAGAGAGAAGGGAAGCTTCTTGGCCAGGCTCTGTCAGAATGACCAAGACCTACCATCAGTCAAA GACGAGAATGGTGCGTATCTGATTGACAGAGACCCTCGCTATTTCCCTCCCATCCTCAACTACCTAAGACACGGACGACTCATCATAGACAGTGGTCTGGCCGAGGAGGGCGTGCTGGAAGAGGCGGAGTTTTATAACCTCTCATCCCTTGTCTCTCTCGTCAAAGACAAGCTCACTAAAAAG GTGTTCAAGGATAACTCTACGAGTGTGTACAGAGTCCTCCATTGTCAGGAGGGGGAGCTCACCCATACACTGGCCACTCTCACAGATGGATGGAAGATGAGTCAG CTGGTGAACATTGGATCCCAGTACTCGTACAGCagtgatgaccaatcagaGTTTCTGGTGATAGTCTCCAAGGAGTTTGACGAGACACCTTGTAGTCCTTCAGAACCAACCAACAAGCAAAAG ACCTTACAGCAACACGGGCTAAGAGGACCTTGA
- the LOC135331495 gene encoding transcription factor E2F6-like codes for MSNNLNKSVPVVKREQLQVQSVLTTPASRSSVESKYTPMDSKTKMNGSQVKRKLEMSSPCGSALPKSTRRRLSSVSSTVSDDLKSPSERRTETSLGSLTKRFCELLHASPDGVLDLNEAAETLSVQKRRIYDITNVLEGVGLISKASKNHIKWKASDPEEIYKIHNLKLRKEHQEGTEAHLDQLITLCKQELSLLTENQENWQLAVTYKDLRSIQEFDDKTILAIKAPPDTVLNCDLQESYQMHLKSSNGPIDVLVCPETEEDYPQSPLPSSSGHFFSDSHQTSTPMRLSTAQVTVHTPETMQRNNISSYGGHVIQHRQTTPTINVSMERGGPLQSQHDLDISLNSAADMTSDLDELMASYNHVPMDSDHFLSADDLIPFESLNPPLHIHDDDFSFALDDATEGIHELFDLVS; via the exons ATGTCTAACAACCTAAACAAATCTGTACCAGTAGTTAAGAGAGAGCAGCTGCAGGTACAATCAGTGTTGACAACACCAGCTAGTCGGTCGTCTGTTGAAAGTAAATACACCCCCATGGACTCTAAGACTAAAATGAATGGATCACAG GTGAAAAGGAAACTAGAAATGAGCAGTCCCTGTGGCAGTGCTTTGCCCAAGTCTACACGACGAAGACTCAGTTCTGTAAGCTCTACAGTCAGTGATGATCTCA AGTCCCCGTCAGAGCGAAGGACTGAGACATCTCTTGGGTCCCTGACAAAGAGGTTTTGCGAGCTCCTGCATGCATCACCTGACGGAGTCCTGGATCTCAACGAGGCTGCCGAAACTCTGAGCGTTCAAAAGAGAAGGATCTACGATATAACGAATGTACTGGAAGGAGTGGGACTGATCTCTAAGGCATCCAAGAATCACATCAAATGGAA GGCTTCGGATCCTGAGGAGATTTACAAGATACACAACCTCAAGCTGAGGAAGGAGCACCAGGAAGGCACTGAAGCTCACTTGGACCAGCTCATAACCCTCTGCAAGCAGGAGCTCAGTCTACTCACAGAGAACCAGGAGAATTGGCA ATTGGCAGTGACATATAAAGACCTAAGAAGCATTCAGGAATTTGATGACAAGACGATATTAGCCATCAAAGCTCCACCAGACACTGTCCTCAACTGTGACCTGCAGGAG AGCTATCAGATGCACTTGAAGAGCAGCAATGGACCCATTGATGTGCTGGTGTGCCCAGAAACAGAGGAAGATTATCCGCAGTCTCCATTACCCTCCTCCTCTGGTCATTTCTTCTCTGATTCTCATCAAACCTCAACTCCCATGAGACTCTCCACGGCACAAGTAACTGTTCACACACCTGAAACCATGCAACGAAACAATATCAGCAGTTACggaggtcatgtgatccaACATCgtcaaaccacacccactataaATGTGTCTATGGAACGTGGAGGGCCCCTGCAGAGTCAGCATGATTTGGACATTTCTCTAAATTCAGCAGCCGACATGACTAGTGATCTGGACGAGCTTATGGCCAGTTACAATCATGTTCCAATGGATAGTGACCACTTCCTGTCAGCTGACGACTTGATTCCTTTCGAGAGCCTCAACCCACCCCTTCACATTCATGATGATGACTTCTCGTTTGCTCTAGACGATGCTACAGAGGGTATACACGAACTATTCGACTTAGTGTCCTAG